In one Brassica oleracea var. oleracea cultivar TO1000 chromosome C9, BOL, whole genome shotgun sequence genomic region, the following are encoded:
- the LOC106314160 gene encoding CBL-interacting serine/threonine-protein kinase 21-like, with the protein MADFFNIVPPQNLLIDSKGNLKVSDFGLSAVPKSGDMLSTACGSPCYIAPELIMNKGYSGAAVDVWSCGVILFELLAGYPPFDDHTLPVLYKKILRADYTFPPGFTGEQKRLIFNILDPNPQTRITLAEIIIQDSWFKLGYTPAYHQVSDSVKENVAEINAATASSNFINAFQIIAMSSDLDLSGLFEEQDDKRYKTRIGSKNTVQETIKKIEAAAIDVSLSVERIKHFKVKIQPKEIRSRSSYDLLSAEVIEVTPTNCVIEISKSAGELRLYMEFCQSLSSLLTAEVG; encoded by the exons ATGGCTGATTTCTTTAACATTGTACCA CCACAAAACTTGCTAATAGATTCAAAGGGTAATCTCAAAGTCTCTGACTTTGGACTAAGTGCAGTACCTAAA TCAGGGGATATGCTCTCTACAGCTTGTGGATCTCCATGCTATATAGCACCTGAG CTGATAATGAACAAAGGGTACTCAGGAGCAGCAGTGGACGTGTGGTCTTGTGGGGTGATTCTATTCGAGTTGCTTGCTGGTTACCCACCGTTCGATGATCATACTCTTCCTGTCTTGTATAAGAAGATACTCAGAGCAGATTACACGTTCCCACCTGGTTTCACTGGAGAGCAGAAGAGGCTAATCTTTAACATTCTTGACCCAAATCCTCAAACG CGTATAACACTAGCTGAGATTATCATCCAAGATTCTTGGTTCAAGTTAGGTTATACACCAGCTTATCATCAAGTTTCAGACTCAGTCAAGGAGAATGTAGCGGAGATAAATGCAGCAACCGCGTCTTCAAATTTTATAAACGCTTTTCAGATAATAGCAATGTCTAGTGATCTAGATTTGTCAGGTCTCTTCGAAGAACAA GATGATAAGAGATATAAAACAAGAATTGGGTCCAAGAACACAGTACAAGAAACAATCAAGAAGATTGAAGCTGCTGCAATTGATGTTAGTTTATCGGTTGAAAGAATAAAGCACTTCAAG GTTAAGATTCAGCCAAAAGAGATAAGATCAAGATCTTCTTATGACTTACTATCAGCAGAGGTGATCGAGGTGACTCCAACCAATTGTGTAATAGAAATATCAAAATCCGCAGGGGAGTTAAGACTATACATGGAG TTTTGCCAGAGTTTATCCAGCTTACTTACAGCCGAAGTAGGCTAA
- the LOC106319254 gene encoding protein NRT1/ PTR FAMILY 2.11-like, whose amino-acid sequence MERKSLEVESMNHQKLSSAVYDGSVTAVDSVKEDVQETKVVYRGWKVMPFIIGNETFEKLGIIGTLSNLLVYLTSVFNMKSVTAATIINAFAGTVNFGTFVAAFLCDTYFGRYKTLTVAVLACFLGSLAILLTAAVPQLHPAPCGTASSCSGPSGGQIAFLLMGLGILVVGAGGIRPCNLAFGADQFNPKSGSGKRGIDSFFNWYFFTFTFAQILSLTVVVYVQSNVSWTIGLTIPVVLMFLASVIFFAGAKLYVKIEASGSPLASIAHVITAAIKKHGLKSVEQPWLNLYNYYPSKHANAKLKYTEQFRFLDKAAILTPEDKLDADGKPVNPWNLCTMQQVEEVKCIMRVLPIWFASSIYYLTIAQQMTYPVFQALQSDRRLGSGGFMIPAATYVVFLMTGMTLFIIFYDRVLVPTLKRITGIETGITLLQRIGAGIFFALLSLIISGFVEEHRRTSALTKPTLGLAPRKGEISSMSAMWLIPQLVLAGIADAFGAIGQMEFYYKQFPENMRSFAGSIFYVGAGVSSYISSFLITTVHRMTQNSAGGNWLAEDLNKGRLDYFYFLLAGILAVNFAYFLVMARWYRYKGSDDEETSYETSGDIIKEQDKNKV is encoded by the exons ATGGAGAGAAAGTCTCTCGAAGTCGAGTCTATGAATCACCAAAAACTTTCCTCCGCCGTGTACGATGGCTCTGTTACGGCCGTTGATTCTGTTAAAGAAGATGTTCAGGAGACCAAAGTCGTTTATAGAGGCTGGAAAGTCATGCCTTTCATCATTG GAAATGAGACATTTGAGAAGCTTGGGATCATTGGAACACTATCAAACCTTCTGGTTTACTTAACTTCTGTCTTCAACATGAAGAGTGTTACAGCTGCAACAATCATCAATGCCTTTGCTGGCACAGTCAACTTTGGAACTTTCGTTGCTGCTTTCCTTTGCGACACTTACTTCGGTCGATACAAGACTCTTACCGTCGCGGTCCTCGCCTGTTTTCTT GGATCACTTGCGATACTATTGACTGCTGCAGTCCCACAACTACATCCAGCCCCATGCGGCACAGCGAGCTCGTGTAGCGGGCCAAGTGGTGGCCAGATAGCGTTTCTACTGATGGGTCTTGGGATTCTTGTGGTGGGAGCAGGAGGGATTAGACCGTGCAATCTAGCTTTCGGAGCTGATCAGTTTAATCCGAAGAGCGGGTCAGGGAAAAGAGGGATTGATAGTTTCTTCAACTGGTACTTCTTCACCTTCACTTTCGCGCAGATCTTGTCTCTGACAGTAGTTGTCTATGTCCAGTCTAATGTCAGTTGGACCATCGGTTTAACCATCCCGGTTGTTCTAATGTTCTTGGCCTCCGTGATTTTCTTTGCGGGTGCTAAGTTGTATGTTAAGATCGAAGCCTCAGGTAGTCCATTGGCTAGTATAGCTCATGTTATAACGGCTGCTATCAAGAAACACGGGTTAAAGTCAGTGGAACAGCCTTGGCTGAACCTTTACAACTACTACCCATCAAAACACGCAAACGCCAAGCTCAAATACACCGAACAATTCAG GTTTCTCGACAAGGCGGCGATCTTGACTCCTGAAGACAAGTTGGATGCTGATGGTAAGCCTGTGAATCCGTGGAATCTATGTACAATGCAACAGGTTGAAGAAGTGAAGTGCATCATGAGAGTGCTTCCTATATGGTTTGCTTCATCGATCTACTACTTAACCATCGCGCAACAAATGACTTATCCTGTCTTCCAAGCTCTCCAGAGTGATCGTCGCTTAGGCTCTGGAGGTTTCATGATCCCGGCAGCCACCTATGTTGTCTTCTTGATGACTGGCATGACCCTCTTCATCATATTTTATGACCGTGTATTGGTTCCTACATTAAAAAGAATAACCGGTATAGAGACGGGTATAACGCTCTTGCAAAGAATTGGAGCCGGGATTTTCTTCGCCTTGTTAAGCTTAATTATCTCTGGTTTCGTCGAGGAACATAGGAGAACCTCAGCACTAACTAAACCGACACTCGGTTTAGCGCCACGGAAGGGAGAAATCTCCTCAATGTCGGCTATGTGGCTGATTCCGCAGCTTGTACTTGCTGGTATAGCCGACGCATTTGGAGCTATTGGACAGATGGAGTTTTACTACAAGCAGTTCCCTGAGAACATGAGGAGTTTCGCTGGTTCTATCTTTTACGTAGGAGCAGGAGTTTCGAGTTACATCAGTAGCTTCTTGATCACAACGGTTCACAGGATGACGCAGAACTCGGCGGGTGGTAATTGGTTAGCTGAGGATTTGAACAAAGGAAGATTGGATTACTTCTATTTCTTGTTAGCTGGAATCTTGGCAGTTAATTTTGCTTACTTCTTGGTGATGGCAAGATGGTATAGGTACAAAGGAAGTGATGATGAAGAGACAAGTTATGAAACCAGTGGAGATATCATCAAAGAACAAGACAAGAACAAAGTCTGA